The Rattus rattus isolate New Zealand chromosome 1, Rrattus_CSIRO_v1, whole genome shotgun sequence genome includes a region encoding these proteins:
- the Dusp6 gene encoding dual specificity protein phosphatase 6: MIDTLRPVPFASEMAISKTVAWLNEQLELGNEQLLLMDCRPQELYESSHIESAINVAIPGIMLRRLQKGNLPVRALFTRCEDRDRFTRRCGTDTVVLYDENSSDWNENTGGESVLGLLLKKLKDEGCRAFYLEGGFSKFQAEFALHCETNLDGSCSSSSPPLPVLGLGGLRISSDSSSDIESDLDRDPNSATDSDGSPLSNSQPSFPVEILPFLYLGCAKDSTNLDVLEEFGIKYILNVTPNLPNLFENAGEFKYKQIPISDHWSQNLSQFFPEAISFIDEARGKNCGVLVHCLAGISRSVTVTVAYLMQKLNLSMNDAYDIVKMKKSNISPNFNFMGQLLDFERTLGLSSPCDNRVPAQQLYFTAPSNQNVYQVDSLQST, encoded by the exons ATGATAGATACGCTCAGACCCGTGCCCTTCGCGTCGGAAATGGCGATCAGCAAGACGGTGGCGTGGCTCAACGAGCAGCTGGAGCTGGGCAACGAACAGCTGCTGCTGATGGACTGCCGACCGCAGGAGCTGTACGAGTCGTCGCACATCGAATCTGCCATCAACGTGGCCATCCCCGGCATCATGCTCCGGCGTCTGCAGAAGGGCAACCTGCCCGTGCGCGCGCTATTCACGCGCTGCGAGGACCGGGACCGCTTTACCAGGCGCTGCGGCACCGACACCGTGGTGCTCTACGACGAGAACAGCAGCGACTGGAATGAGAACACAGGCGGAGAGTCGGTCCTCGGGCTGCTGCTCAAGAAACTCAAAGACGAGGGCTGCCGGGCGTTCTACCTTGAAG GTGGCTTCAGTAAGTTCCAGGCCGAGTTCGCCCTGCACTGCGAGACCAATCTAGACGGCTCGTGCAGCAGCAGCTCCCCGCCCTTGCCAGTGCTGGGACTCGGGGGCCTGAGGATCAGCTCCGACTCTTCCTCGGACATTGAGTCTGACCTTGACCGAGACCCCAATAGTGCAACGGACTCCGATGGCAGCCCGCTGTCCAACAGCCAGCCTTCCTTCCCGGTGGAGATTTTGCCCTTCCTTTACCTGGGCTGTGCCAAGGACTCGACTAACTTGGACGTGTTGGAAGAGTTTGGCATCAAGTACATCTTGAACGTCACCCCCAATCTGCCCAATCTGTTTGAGAATGCAGGGGAGTTCAAGTACAAGCAAATTCCTATCTCCGATCACTGGAGCCAAAACCTGTCCCAGTTTTTCCCTGAGGCCATTTCTTTCATAG ATGAAGCCCGAGGCAAAAACTGTGGTGTCCTGGTGCATTGCTTGGCGGGCATCAGCCGCTCCGTCACGGTGACAGTGGCTTACCTTATGCAGAAGCTCAACTTGTCCATGAACGATGCCTATGACATTGTCAAAATGAAGAAGTCCAACATCTCTCCCAACTTCAACTTCATGGGCCAGCTGCTTGACTTTGAAAGGACCCTGGGACTCAGCAGCCCCTGTGACAATCGTGTCCCCGCACAGCAGCTCTACTTCACTGCGCCCTCCAACCAGAATGTCTACCAAGTGGACTCCCTGCAATCTACGTGA